Within Amycolatopsis sp. FDAARGOS 1241, the genomic segment GGCACGTGCTCCACCGGCAGTTCGGCGCCCGTCACCTCGCGCACGGTCTGGACCATCTCCAGCACGGACACCGAGTGGCCCGCACCGACGATCGCCCGCCCGCTGTAACCGCTTTCGAGCGCCAGCGCGATCGCGCGCACCACGTCGTCCACGTGCACGAGGTCGCGGCGCTGCTCTCCCGTGCCGTACACGCGCACGCCTTCGCCCGCCATCGCGGCGCGCATCATGCGCGGCACGAAGCTGTCCTTGTGCGACATGCCCGGGCCGTAGACGTTGGTGAACCGCAGGGCGCACGTGGTCATGCCGTAGGCGCCGGAGTAACCCGACAGCAGCATCTCGCACGCGGCTTTCGTGGCGCCGTAGGGCGTGAGCGGCCGGGTGGGCAGGTCCAGGGTGATGGTGGCCGTGCCGACGTCGCCGATCACGGCGTTGGTCGAGGCCAGCACGAAGGTCTGCACCTCGCGCTGCCGCGCGAGCTCCAGCAACCCGTGCGTCACCGCGACGTTCTCCTGGTAGGTGTCTTCCGGCAGTT encodes:
- a CDS encoding NAD(P)-dependent oxidoreductase, whose amino-acid sequence is MVLENGPERTPVVVTGGSGFIGRAAVRELRERGYPVTVVDQVPYATEDQGVRVVTGDLRDAAVREAAVTPGTGAIVHLAALTSVLKSVELPEDTYQENVAVTHGLLELARQREVQTFVLASTNAVIGDVGTATITLDLPTRPLTPYGATKAACEMLLSGYSGAYGMTTCALRFTNVYGPGMSHKDSFVPRMMRAAMAGEGVRVYGTGEQRRDLVHVDDVVRAIALALESGYSGRAIVGAGHSVSVLEMVQTVREVTGAELPVEHVPAPQGEMPAVVVDVSASAATIGFTPAISLADGLATAWKYFSDLDLKATP